In Octopus bimaculoides isolate UCB-OBI-ISO-001 chromosome 5, ASM119413v2, whole genome shotgun sequence, a genomic segment contains:
- the LOC106879051 gene encoding protein farnesyltransferase subunit beta, which produces MAAEIKHLVPRYAENIEDGVLAASRLINDGIPTDTSYEQGNVEKEIEKMFLAARAKYFGEMEKSSKDDSGSEEIFIERSSNLAPPSLKRKRHVEFLTAGLRELGVSYQCLDASRTWICYWILHSLDLLDALPLSSELETQIANFLNRCQHPDGGFGGGPGQEPHLASTYAAVNALCILGTKHSFDVIDRPKLLSFFFRMKQPDGSFTLHQNGETDVRGIYLVASAAVLSNIISSCSKLFYLSPEWVASCQTYEGGFAGRPGLEAHGGYTFCGLAALCLLGKLHLCDTKLLLRWIANRQMKFEGGFQGRTEKLVDGCYSFWQGGAIALLQSALQQQGDLGFPADTWLFHSGALQEYVLTCCQHMRGGLRDKPKKSRDFYHTCYCLSGLSIAQHNGSKLALHILGGDDNEVRPTHPTFNICGNSVYRALQYFKSLSIPDDP; this is translated from the coding sequence ATGGCGGCAGAAATTAAACATCTTGTTCCTCGCTATGCAGAAAATATTGAAGACGGTGTCCTTGCTGCGAGCCGCTTGATAAACGATGGAATACCTACCGATACTTCATACGAGCAGGGAAATGTCGAAAAAGAAATCGAAAAAATGTTCTTGGCTGCTCGAGCGAAATACTTCGGTGAAATGGAAAAAAGTAGCAAAGACGATTCTGGTTCGGAGGAAATCTTTATCGAAAGATCCAGCAACTTAGCTCCTccgtctttaaaaagaaaaaggcacgTTGAATTCTTGACAGCAGGTCTTCGAGAGTTGGGAGTATCTTATCAATGTCTCGATGCCAGCCGAACTTGGATATGTTACTGGATTCTTCACAGTCTCGACCTCTTAGACGCCTTACCTCTTTCATCGGAATTAGAGACTCAGATTGCAAATTTCTTAAACCGCTGTCAACATCCAGATGGAGGTTTCGGCGGAGGACCGGGACAAGAACCTCATCTCGCTTCTACTTATGCTGCAGTTAACGCTTTATGTATCCTAGGCACTAAACACAGTTTTGATGTGATAGACAGACCGAAATTGTTGTCCTTCTTCTTTCGTATGAAACAACCTGATGGTTCTTTTACTCTCCATCAAAACGGTGAAACGGACGTCCGTGGAATCTAcctcgttgccagtgctgctgtaCTCAGCAATATTATTTCCAGTTGTTCAAAGTTGTTTTACCTATCACCAGAATGGGTGGCAAGTTGCCAGACATACGAAGGTGGCTTTGCCGGGCGTCCCGGTTTGGAGGCCCACGGCGGTTACACATTTTGCGGACTCGCTGCCTTGTGTCTTTTAGGCAAACTCCATTTGTGTGATACTAAATTGTTACTTCGTTGGATTGCAAACAGACAAATGAAGTTCGAAGGAGGTTTTCAAGGTCGCACTGAAAAACTGGTTGATGGTTGTTATTCGTTTTGGCAAGGTGGTGCCATCGCGCTTTTACAATCGGCTTTACAACAGCAAGGTGACCTGGGGTTTCCAGCTGACACCTGGCTCTTTCATTCTGGTGCTTTGCAAGAATATGTATTAACTTGTTGTCAACACATGCGTGGCGGTCTTCGTGACAAACCTAAGAAATCCCGGGACTTCTATCACACTTGTTATTGCCTGAGCGGATTGTCTATCGCTCAGCATAACGGCTCTAAACTCGCTTTACACATCCTTGGGGGAGATGACAACGAAGTGAGACCCACACATCCCACTTTTAATATTTGTGGAAATAGTGTTTACAGAGCTTTGCAATACTTTAAGTCTCTTTCCATTCCTGATGATCCttag